CGTTGACTTTTTCTCCGTTTCTTGGTATTGAATCTCGTTATTCTAATCTCAGATCGAATCTTATTTGATTCAAGGAGAAGAGAAGACTATGGGTTCAGTTTGTTGCGTAGCCGTGAAAGACAGGAGGAAGGTCCCTCCTCCTCCCAGTAGCAGCGGACACCACCACCACGCTGCCGCCGCCGGCGCCTCTCTTCATCGGAACTCGGCGTGCTCGCCTCAGTGGAGCTTTCGAAGGGATGTTAATAGGAGACGTGTTGCTGATGAGATCGAAGGTTCGCCTTATTTTAGTAGAGAAGGGCTTAGTATGGATAAGATGTCTTCGTTGGGATCTGAGAGGGGGACTCGTTCTGAGGGTGGAACTCCTCCTCCTGATGGGACTCCCTTTCTCAAGCCAGGAGCTCCGGAGATGGGATCCAACTCTATGATGGTCCCACCTTCTTCAGGTTGTTGCTTGTGATGTATAAAGTCTTTGTCTTGAGTCTGTTTGAGTTGTTCTTAGGGGTTATGAGTAAAGTTTGCAACTTTAAGTCTAACTCGATGGTTCCACCTTCTTCAGGTGGCTTATGATCTATAAAGTCTTTGTCTTGAGTCTGTTTTAGTTCTTCTTAGGGGTTAGATTCATTGTAAAGTATGAGTAAAGCTTGTATCTTGTCACTGGTCAAGCTTGTGTATTGTATTCTTGCTATGtcttatgtttctctttttctGTGCTTCAGATTCATCCTTGGCAAGCCATGACCGCATCGAGGTGAGATATTATACTTTACATTATAGTTTGAGCTTGATTTGGAGGTTTACCTTTCTCTTGTGTTCCTCTTAATGTTTCAGGTGAAGAGTTTTGCTGCCTCGCCGAGTATTGTTCCATCAGCTCTTTCCAAGCCTTTGTTCTCCTCGCCATCTCTCTCAACTCCTGTATGCGACCTTTCATCGGCTCATACGCGTTTGCTTCCTCCTAAATCCACACCATCAAGACGGGCTCGGCGTTCACCGGGGCATCAGTTGTTTAGGCAGGTTTCCGACAGTCAAATCTTAGGATTCAAATCCCCGAATAACAACTACTCAGTCTCTGAAGGGAGGTCGTCCTTTAAGCTATCGACCTGTAGCAACGACTTCGCCAATGGTTCCCATTACGCTTCCTCTGAAGGTGGATGGTCCTTGAACACCTTTTCTGAGCTCGTGGCGTATTCTCAGAGGGAGAGATGGTCGTTTGATAGCGAGCACTTGGGTTCTGGTAGAAGGAAACTTAGTGGTGGTGGTAGCAGCAGATTCTCCTTCTCTCCTTCCGTTGTCGTCGATCAGCAGAACTGTGGAGCTTGCTCGAAGCTACTAACCGAGAGGTCTTCTGTGGCGAACTTCGAGCTCCCGATCGCTGCTGTTCTTGCTTGTGGTCATGTGTACCACGCTGAGTGCTTAGAGACCATGACTACCGAGATTGAGAAGTACGATCCCGCTTGTCCCATATGCACGATTGGGGAGAAACGGGTGGCAAAGATAACAAGGAAGGCTCTAAAGGCGGAGGCGGAAGCGAAGGCAAAGCATTACAAAAGGTGTAAAAACCGTGTGCTGGATAGCTACGGCGAGAGTGAGTGCGATGAGTTTATGTTCCAGAAGACAGGGAAAAGAGAAGGAAAAGCTCTGAAGATGGAGCCTAGCTCCAGTAGCAAAGGCCCCTCTAAGTCGTTCTTGAAATGGCATTTCGCTTCTCTCAGCTCCAAGTGGAGTAACAACCGCTCTTCCAAAGACTCTTCTTTGAAGAAAGGGTTTTGGTCTAGACATCGTAACAACCGTTCTTCATCAAGCATAGAGGTAAAagcttcatcttctctttgcttATTTAAAAATGGTCTGATAGTAACCAATGCTACACATTTCAGGGACTTAACCAGACATCTCAGCTTTAAGGAAACCTCTCAGATCAGTGGAATGTGAGGTTATGTAGGAAagctttgtaaaaaaaaaaaacagagtgagCTTCACAGCTTTAGCCTTTAGAGCTGTGCCTTTAACTTGTTTTGTTTGggatattttgtgtgttttcagtGTAACTTATTGGgatgattttttagtttatgaaaCAAACTTTAATCATTTTAGAGAgatttgataaatttttgtCTGCCATTTAAAGTTCTGTAATCTACATGTTAAAATGCTTCAAAAAACAAATACTATAACAGTAGATGAGAATACCAAACTCGCAAATATGTTTATGATTTCACACTTGTAAAAgtatttaactatttatttatacCACAGTATACATAACATTACAATTATTGCATACCAAAGTGTATGCGTGTCTCAGCGATGGATTTTAATTTGTATCAAGGGTGTTAACGGAGATGGGATAGGACTTTTGAAACATCGCTTATGTAGCTCATTGGGCTTTCttcattttaaaagaaaaatgtacGACAAAAAATCGTTTGGGACCGGGACGCGCAAATGTGGCGACCAACCAACATAAGATCTAAAtggataaaataatatttttcttagttTTGACTTTTGAACTCGTATCGCAATGTGCGtaaaatgaattaaattaaGGAAGAACTGATTATATAATGTGTTATCGTTTccataatttaattttagtatatatataaatgtaattatatgttcttttatttttcatttgatataattattttaattttatttatttaaactttgataaaattaaaattatatgtatacTATTCcctagttttatatatttaaatatatataaattttaataagtttggattttattttattttaattaaattatgtttaactggtaaaaaataatttgttaatttatttaatgaaccgataaatttaaataaaatttcaatcaactaactatcaacaaaaaatatatttgattaatattgaTTTCACTAATATTTGTAAggacaaaaacaaataattttgaatatatatatatatatatgccatATTTCAGAAacataa
This Brassica napus cultivar Da-Ae chromosome C6, Da-Ae, whole genome shotgun sequence DNA region includes the following protein-coding sequences:
- the LOC106406409 gene encoding uncharacterized protein LOC106406409 produces the protein MGSVCCVAVKDRRKVPPPPSSSGHHHHAAAAGASLHRNSACSPQWSFRRDVNRRRVADEIEGSPYFSREGLSMDKMSSLGSERGTRSEGGTPPPDGTPFLKPGAPEMGSNSMMVPPSSDSSLASHDRIEVKSFAASPSIVPSALSKPLFSSPSLSTPVCDLSSAHTRLLPPKSTPSRRARRSPGHQLFRQVSDSQILGFKSPNNNYSVSEGRSSFKLSTCSNDFANGSHYASSEGGWSLNTFSELVAYSQRERWSFDSEHLGSGRRKLSGGGSSRFSFSPSVVVDQQNCGACSKLLTERSSVANFELPIAAVLACGHVYHAECLETMTTEIEKYDPACPICTIGEKRVAKITRKALKAEAEAKAKHYKRCKNRVLDSYGESECDEFMFQKTGKREGKALKMEPSSSSKGPSKSFLKWHFASLSSKWSNNRSSKDSSLKKGFWSRHRNNRSSSSIEGLNQTSQL